A part of Vigna radiata var. radiata cultivar VC1973A chromosome 11, Vradiata_ver6, whole genome shotgun sequence genomic DNA contains:
- the LOC106776548 gene encoding uncharacterized protein LOC106776548, giving the protein MDIQEESPVFGSLTAVTTRNMSSSSSVFFSANQSPFFSPRSPSSCQLSHSARLDTQNNTVHLGLAPSSTTLEIPEPNSAVNVRCNVSDVSASPAGCNSGGLMKLDRKSSPVGISSSSISSYSNCHDDGYSGQRERRIKKDRNHRTSSTPGSTSFSSYRLRSCDVFIGLHGSKPPLLRFAKWLCGELEIQGISCFVSDRARSRSSRKLGIAERAMDAASFGIVIITKKSFKNQYTIEELNFFCRRKNLIPIYFDLSPADCLVRDIIEKRGELWEKHGGELWLSYEGLEQEWKDAVHGLSRVDECKLEAQDGSWRDCILRAVTLIAMRLGRRSVAERVTKWREKVEKEEFPFIRNENFIGRKKELSQLEFILFGDVTGDAEQDYIELKARPRRKSVRIGWGKSNMIDERWNDRRKEKEPVVWKESEKDIEMQGVEFSHRHNHPRLKRGKYAKRKNGMKILYGKGIACVSGDSGIGKTELILEFAYRFHQRYKMVLWIGGESRYIRQNYLNIRSFLEVDVGVENSLDKTKIRSFEEQEVAAISRVRKELMKNIPYLVIIDNLESEKDWWDHKLVMDLLPRFGVETHVIVSTRLPRIMNLEPLKLSYLSGVEAMSLMVGSSKDYSVAEVDALRSIEEKVGRLTLGLAIISAILSELPITPSRLLDTINRMPLKEMPWSDKEALSFTKNAFLLQLFDVCFSIFDHADGPRSLATRMVLVSGWFAPGAIPISLLALAAEKIPERCQGKCFWRKMLQLLSCGFPSSYAKKPELEASSLLLRFNIARNSTKQGYIHINEVFKLYARKRENTGAAQAMIQAIISNGSISQNLDHLWAACFLLFGFGHDPVIVELKVSELLYLVKRVVLPLAIHTFITYSRCTAALELLRLCTNALEAADQAFVTPVDKWFDKSLCWRSIQTNAQLNPCLWQELALTRATVLETRAKLMLRGAQFDVGDDLIRKAVFIRTSICGEDHPDTVSARETLSKLTRLNANVQIHT; this is encoded by the coding sequence ATGGACATTCAGGAAGAAAGCCCCGTATTTGGTTCCTTGACAGCCGTGACTACAAGGAATATGTCATCATCGTCTTCTGTTTTCTTTTCAGCAAATCAGTCACCCTTTTTCTCTCCCAGATCACCATCATCATGTCAATTATCACACTCAGCCAGGCTTGATACTCAAAATAACACAGTTCATTTAGGTCTGGCTCCCTCAAGCACCACTTTAGAGATTCCAGAACCAAATTCAGCAGTAAATGTTAGATGTAATGTCTCAGATGTATCTGCATCTCCAGCTGGATGCAATTCAGGCGGTTTGATGAAACTTGACCGTAAATCTTCCCCAGTTGGCATCTCAAGTAGCAGCATATCTAGTTACTCGAATTGCCATGATGATGGTTATTCTGGACAGAGAGAAAGGCGAATTAAGAAAGACAGAAACCATAGAACATCCTCAACTCCAGGTTCCACATCATTTTCATCTTATAGGCTGAGAAGTTGTGATGTTTTCATAGGATTGCATGGAAGCAAACCCCCTTTGCTACGATTTGCTAAATGGCTGTGTGGTGAGTTGGAAATTCAAGGCATCAGTTGCTTTGTTTCGGACAGGGCTCGAAGTAGGAGCTCCCGCAAACTTGGCATTGCCGAGAGAGCTATGGATGCTGCTTCTTTTGGGATAGTAATTATAACCAAGAAGTCTTTCAAGAACCAATACACTATTGAGGAGCTGAATTTTTTCTGTAGGAGGAAGAATTTGATCCCAATATACTTTGATTTGAGTCCAGCTGATTGTCTTGTCAGGGATATAATTGAAAAGAGGGGTGAGCTGTGGGAAAAGCATGGAGGGGAACTTTGGCTTTCGTATGAAGGGTTGGAACAAGAGTGGAAAGATGCCGTACATGGGCTATCTCGGGTTGATGAGTGCAAATTGGAAGCTCAGGATGGCAGCTGGAGAGATTGCATATTGAGGGCTGTCACATTAATAGCAATGAGGTTAGGAAGGAGAAGTGTAGCAGAACGTGTGACAAAGTGGagagaaaaagtagaaaaagagGAGTTTCCTTTCATTAGAAACGAGAATTTTATTGGCAGAAAGAAAGAGCTTTCACAGTTAGAATTTATACTTTTTGGTGATGTCACAGGAGATGCAGAACAAGACTATATTGAACTTAAGGCCAGACCCAGGAGAAAGAGTGTGAGAATTGGTTGGGGCAAGAGCAACATGATAGATGAAAGATGGAACGAcagaaggaaggaaaaagaacCAGTTGTCTGGAAAGAGTCCGAAAAAGACATTGAAATGCAAGGTGTTGAATTTTCTCACAGGCATAACCATCCGAGGCTCAAGCGGGGAAAGTATGCTAAAAGGAAAAATGGAATGAAGATTTTGTATGGGAAAGGGATTGCTTGTGTTTCTGGGGATTCAGGAATTGGAAAAACAGAACTTATTCTTGAATTTGCTTACAGATTCCATCAGAGATACAAGATGGTTTTATGGATAGGAGGGGAGAGCAGATACATCAGacaaaattatctaaatatcagATCATTTTTAGAAGTTGATGTGGGAGTTGAGAATAGTTtggacaaaacaaaaataagaagcTTTGAAGAGCAGGAAGTGGCTGCTATTTCTAGAGTTCGCAAAGAACTGATGAAAAACATTCCATATCTTGTTATCATTGATAACTTGGAAAGTGAAAAAGATTGGTGGGATCACAAACTTGTCATGGATCTTCTCCCTCGTTTTGGGGTAGAGACCCATGTAATTGTATCAACACGCCTTCCTCGAATCATGAATCTGGAACCGTTGAAACTTTCATACTTATCTGGAGTTGAGGCAATGTCTTTAATGGTAGGTAGTAGTAAGGACTATTCGGTGGCAGAGGTTGATGCCCTGAGAAGTATTGAGGAGAAAGTTGGAAGGTTAACTCTTGGCCTTGCCATTATCAGTGCAATTCTGTCGGAACTACCCATAACACCAAGCAGGCTCCTAGATACCATAAACAGAATGCCTTTGAAGGAGATGCCGTGGAGTGATAAAGAAGCTCTCTCGTTCACGAAGAACGCTTTCCTTCTTCAACTCTTTGACGTTTGTTTCTCCATATTTGATCATGCGGATGGTCCAAGAAGCTTGGCCACCAGAATGGTGTTGGTAAGTGGATGGTTTGCACCTGGTGCTATTCCGATTTCCCTACTGGCACTTGCTGCTGAAAAGATACCAGAAAGATGTCAGGGAAAGTGTTTCTGGAGAAAAATGCTTCAATTATTATCATGTGGATTCCCATCCTCTTACGCCAAAAAACCAGAATTAGAAGCATCCTCTTTATTGCTGAGGTTCAATATTGCAAGAAACAGTACCAAGCAAGGCTATATCCATATCAATGAAGTGTTCAAACTGTATGCTCGGAAAAGAGAAAATACTGGAGCTGCACAAGCAATGATTCAAGCCATCATCAGTAACGGGTCGATATCACAAAATCTGGATCATTTATGGGCTGCATGTTTTCTGCTGTTTGGATTTGGTCACGATCCTGTGATTGTTGAGCTCAAAGTGTCTGAGCTTTTGTATCTTGTGAAAAGAGTGGTTCTGCCTCTTGCAATTCACACATTCATTACATATTCTCGATGCACTGCTGCCCTTGAGCTTCTGCGTCTGTGCACCAATGCATTGGAAGCTGCAGACCAAGCATTTGTTACCCCTGTTGACAAGTGGTTCGACAAATCACTTTGCTGGAGATCCATACAGACTAATGCTCAGTTGAATCCTTGCCTCTGGCAAGAGTTAGCATTGACTAGAGCCACTGTTCTCGAGACTAGGGCCAAGCTCATGCTGAGAGGTGCTCAGTTTGACGTAGGGGATGATCTAATCCGGAAGGCTGTTTTCATTAGGACTTCAATTTGTGGTGAAGATCACCCAGATACAGTATCAGCTCGTGAAACATTGAGCAAACTTACCAGGCTTAATGCAAATGTCCAAATTCACACTTAG